One window of the Pseudochaenichthys georgianus chromosome 21, fPseGeo1.2, whole genome shotgun sequence genome contains the following:
- the atp6ap2 gene encoding renin receptor — translation MSLTNCRRMEAVLSVAFALCFFITSGVHADSLTVLQSPDFVSFQKGDWPISGEKIPDLVALTMGFSVKEDLAWPGLKAGPLFQRPRANVLVVVRGVDSLDMPNSVASYPLENPVPFTLDSVAETVHSLFAEDTPVVLQLAPSEERLYMLGKANAVFEDLPVTLQQIRARLSQDGSVLASLPLNSLSRNAEADLLFLSEVQVLHDITALLQRHKHLAKDHSPDLYSLELSGLEELSRVYGQDSPQYRDATAILATVLQKFGEDVYGLYGNSTVVEVVTVKTFQAPLTRKSRSILESKQISNPGSPYNLAYKYNFQYAVIFNIVLWLMIALALAVIVTSYNLWNMDPGYDSIIYRMTNQKIRMD, via the exons ATGTCGCTGACAAACTGCCGAAGGATGGAGGCGGTTTTATCCGTGGCGTTTGCCCTCTGTTTCTTTATCACAAGCG GTGTACATGCCGACAGTTTAACGGTGCTGCAGTCTCCAGACTTTGTGTCCTTCCAGAAAGGAGACTGGCCCATCTCTGGAGAGAAGATCCCTGACCTGGTGGCTCTAACCATGGGCTTCTCTGTTAAAGAG GATCTGGCCTGGCCTGGCCTTAAGGCTGGTCCGTTGTTCCAGCGTCCCCGAGCCAACGTCCTGGTGGTGGTGAGAGGAGTGGATAGCCTGGACATGCCTAATAGTGTGGCCTCATACCCCCTGGAAAAT CCGGTTCCCTTCACCTTGGACAGTGTTGCAGAGACAGTCCACTCTCTGTTTGCTGAGGACACTCCTGTAGTGCTGCAGCTGGCCCCCAGTGAGGAG AGGTTGTATATGCTGGGCAAAGCCAATGCTGTGTTCGAGGACCTGCCAGTGACCCTGCAGCAGATCCGCGCCCGCCTGTCCCAGGACGGCTCGGTGCTGGCCTCCCTGCCGCTCAACTCCCTCAGCAGGAATGCAGAG GCTGATTTGCTCTTCCTGTCTGAGGTCCAAGTCCTGCACGATATCACCGCTCTG CTGCAGAGACACAAACACTTGGCGAAGGATCACTCTCCGGACCTGTACTCTCTGGAGCTGTCCGGCCTGGAGGAGCTCAGCAGGGTCTACGGCCAGGACTCTCCTCAGTACCGCGACGCCACCGCCATCCTCGCCACCGTTCTGCAGAAA TTTGGAGAGGATGTGTATGGTCTATATGGCAACAGCACTGTGGTGGAGGTGGTTACAGTGAAGACCTTTCAGGCTCCTTTGACCAGGAAGTCTCGTTCAATCCTGGAATCCAAACAGATC AGCAACCCCGGCAGCCCTTACAACCTGGCCTACAAGTACAACTTTCAGTATGCCGTGATCTTCAACATTGTGCTGTGGCTGATGATCGCTCTGGCCCTCGCCGTCATCGTCACTTCATACAACCTGTGGAACATGGACCCAGGATACGACAGCATCATCTACAGGATGACCAACCAGAAGATCAGGATGGATTAG